The nucleotide sequence ACGCGGCCAATGCCGGGAATATCCTCAAGCGAAGGGCGGTGTTTAACGTACAGTTCCCAGTTTGCTGAACGTGCCTGCCAGATATATTTCGACATGCCGACAACATGGTCATAGGCCGCTTCTGTGCCGATCGCCATGTAATCTTCCGGATAAAACCCGACAATGGCTCTTTTGGCCGGCGCGTCAAAGGTAACTTCTCTACCCAGGACATCCGTGACTGTGGTGACTTCTGCAAACGTTGCCGCACTGAACATCAGTGCAGCAATACTGAGTAACTTTTGATACATCAATGAGAACCCTGCTTTTTATGATCGATACCGGCCGGCATAGCCAGGTGCTTACTTAGCCAGCAATCATAATTCCATCAATAACACTTATGCAAACTATTATCATTTCTGGTAATGTGCGTACGGAATATAACCTGGCCGTCAGCCAGAGCATTGTGTGGCGGCTGGTCGCTATTGTTAACCAATCAAACACATCATCGGGTAATGTCAGATGCAATCTGCAGCAGTATTACAAGCCATTGAGACACAAAGAAAAAATGAATGCCGGCGCATGGTTGTGCTGATCATGTTCTGTCTGGTTTTGATGGCATCTTTTGTGCTGGATATTATGAGTGGCCCGTCCATGCTGGATGCCACCCGAGTATTGCACGCACTCTTTCAGTTTGTCGGCTTGCCTTTTCAGGTCGACAGCTCGACACAAATCATTGTCACTGATTTACGACTACCGATTGCATTGATGGCGATTGTGGTCGGCGGGGCTTTGGGGGTCGGCGGAGCTGAGATGCAGACTCTGCTCAACAACAATATGGCCAGTCCGTATACGTTGGGCATGGCGGCGGCAGCGGGATTTGGCGCGGCAATCACGCTTTACTTCGGCTCTTTAGGCATAAAGAGCTACTATGCCGTGCCGATTGGGGCGTTCATCTGCTGCATGCTGTCGGCCTGTTTCCTGTTCGCACTGGCCTCTATGCGACATATCAGTTCAGGCCAGCTCATCTTGGCGGGCATCGCTTTACTGTTTCTTTTCCAGTCACTTCTGTCACTCGTGCAGTTTGTTTCGTCACCTGAACTCAGTCAGCAAATCCTGTTCTGGCTCTTTGGCAGCTTGTCAAAAGCGACCTGGGGTAACCTGATGATTACGGCGGCTGTGGTGATCTCGGGATTTTTCTTTTTGATGAAAGATTCCTGGAAGCTGACGGCGTTACGTTTAGGCGAGGAGCGTGCGAAAAGCGTCGGGGTGAATGTGAAGCAGCTGCGGCTGAAAACACTGTTTATTGTCGCTCTGATGACGGCAACCATCACCAGTTTTGTCGGAATTATCGGGTTTGTGGGGATTGTTGCGCCCAACATTGCCAAAATTCTGGTGGGTGAAGATCAGCGATTTTTTTTACCGCTCTCGTTTTTGATTGGCGCCTTTCTGCTATCTACGGCTTCGGTGCTGTCTAAAGTGATTGTGCCGGGCGCTTTGTTTCCTATCGGCATCGTGACCGCCATTATTGGGGTGCCGTTTTTCTTCTGGCTCATTATCGCGAAGCGGAGTTAATTCATGTTGACTGTCGACAAGGCCAATATTCAGCTTGGCTCACTGACCTTAGCCCGTGATATGAGCTTCGGCTTAAAGCCGGGGCAGATCACCGCGATTCTCGGGCCGAACGGTACCGGGAAAAGCACGCTGCTCAAGACGTTATTCGGTGAGATTAAGTTAGACAGTGGCGAGATTGCTTATTGCGGTCATCGCTTGTCTTATCAATCGTTAGCACAGTGGCGGCATCAATTTGGGTATATGCCGCAGGATATCAATCTGGATGTCAATTTAACGGTGATTGAAGTGATCCTGTTAGGACGATTGGACGCCCTGAGCCTGCGCGTTGATGATCAGACGCTCAATCAGGTACTGCATATTCTCGACAACATCGGGATTGCGCATCTGGCGAACCGCAGCGTGAATACCCTCAGTGGCGGTCAGTGCCAGATGGTGCTGTTTGCACAAGCGTTAATGCGTGACCCGGCGATCATGATGCTGGATGAACCTGTCAGTGCGCTGGATCTGCATCATCAGCACGTCTTGCTGGAACATCTGGTCAATCAGACCCGGGAGAAGCAATGCATTACGCTGATGGTCTTGCATGATCTGAATCTGGCCGCGCAGTATGCCGATAACCTGTTGGTGCTGAAGCAGGGCGATCTTGTCGCTTGCGGGCATCCCAAACAGATTCTGACATCCGAACTGGTCGAAGAGATTTATAACGTGGAAGCTCAGGTGATCACCGATGACACTGGTGTTCCCTTTGTGCGTACCCTGCGCTCGAAAAAGGCGGCGTAAGTGAGATTGCACCATATCACCCATGACTGGCACTTGCTGTCAGCCGCCGGTCGCGTTCTGGTGTTTAACAGTTTCAGCTTTAATCTCGGCTTTTATATGTTGCTGCCGTATCTGGCTGAGCATTTGCAGAATCTGGGCTTTGACGGCTGGTATATAGGACTGATCATCGGCCTGCGTGTCCTCAGTCAGCAAGGTCTGTTTCTGGTTGGCGGCACGCTGGGCGACCGGTTTGGCTACAAACGGATGATCCTCTGGGGCTGCGCCGTCCGCATTGTGGGCTTCTTTCTGCTGGGCGTCAGTGACAGTTTCAGCGTGATTCTCCTGGGCGCTTTCTGTACCGGATTTGCCGGCGCGCTGTTTACCCCGAGCAGTCAGGCGTATCTGTCGTCCGAGTATCCTGAGCCGAGCGAGCGCCAGCGCGTTTTTGCGTTGCAGAATCTGGCAAAGGAAGCCGGGATGCTGATTGGTCCATTGATTGGCCTGACCCTGTTTAATGTCAGTTTCAGCTGGGTCGGCTTGTCTGCGGCTTGCGTGTTTTGTCTTTTGTTTGTGCTTCAGTGGCATTATCTGCCCAAAGATAGCCATCCTCCAAGCAGCACAGCGCAGCAGGGTTTTCTGCACGACTGGTGGTTGATGCTGAAACATAAAGCCTTTATGAACTTCGTTCTGGCCGCCAGCGTCTATCAGATTCTGTTTCACCAGCTTTACCTTGCTATACCTCATCAGGCTAAGGTGCAAACCGGCACACCTTCTGTCATCACCTGGGTATTTATGGTGTCGTCCTTCATGGGTGTGCTGTTGCAACTGCCTGTCAGTCGCTGGGTGGATGAAACGCTCGGTGTTGCCAAAGGCATGGGGATTGGGATGGCGCTGATGGGCAGTGCCTTTCTGTTCCTGAATCTGCACTTTGAACCCTGGCTGCCATTGCCGTTTGTACTGTGTGCCATGCTGCTGAGTGCCGGCTCCATGATGGTGTACCCGCTGATAGGTGCTTATGTACCGCGTTTTGCCGAACCGGCGAAACTGGCGAGTTATTACGGCCTGCATGCCTGTATCGGTGGATTCTTTGCGTTTGCTGGCAACTGGGGCGCGGGCTGGCTGCTGGACTTACCGGATTTTCACTCTGGCTGGCTGTGGCTGACATTCGCGGTACTCGGCTCTCTCTCCGGGATTGGCTTGTTTGTGCAGGTCAGTCAGCAGGAGAGAAGCGAACAGCAACCGCTTGGTGTCTCAAACGACTCAATCGCAGATTGAACATAGCTATGGCACTAAAACGGAAAGTGAGGCCGTGCCGTTGGTTGAAGCACAGGAAAAATGCTGAAAGCCACTGAAAACAACAAGCCCCTGAAAGCAGGGGCTTGGTCAGAATAAGTCGGCTGAAGTCACTCAGGAATTCTTATTCGATGTTCTGGATCTGCTCGCGCATCTGCTCAATCAGCACTTTGAGTTCAACCGCGGCGGCGGTGATCTCTGTGTTGATGGATTTAGAC is from Photobacterium sp. TLY01 and encodes:
- a CDS encoding iron ABC transporter permease — protein: MQSAAVLQAIETQRKNECRRMVVLIMFCLVLMASFVLDIMSGPSMLDATRVLHALFQFVGLPFQVDSSTQIIVTDLRLPIALMAIVVGGALGVGGAEMQTLLNNNMASPYTLGMAAAAGFGAAITLYFGSLGIKSYYAVPIGAFICCMLSACFLFALASMRHISSGQLILAGIALLFLFQSLLSLVQFVSSPELSQQILFWLFGSLSKATWGNLMITAAVVISGFFFLMKDSWKLTALRLGEERAKSVGVNVKQLRLKTLFIVALMTATITSFVGIIGFVGIVAPNIAKILVGEDQRFFLPLSFLIGAFLLSTASVLSKVIVPGALFPIGIVTAIIGVPFFFWLIIAKRS
- a CDS encoding ABC transporter ATP-binding protein, whose translation is MLTVDKANIQLGSLTLARDMSFGLKPGQITAILGPNGTGKSTLLKTLFGEIKLDSGEIAYCGHRLSYQSLAQWRHQFGYMPQDINLDVNLTVIEVILLGRLDALSLRVDDQTLNQVLHILDNIGIAHLANRSVNTLSGGQCQMVLFAQALMRDPAIMMLDEPVSALDLHHQHVLLEHLVNQTREKQCITLMVLHDLNLAAQYADNLLVLKQGDLVACGHPKQILTSELVEEIYNVEAQVITDDTGVPFVRTLRSKKAA
- a CDS encoding MFS transporter; the encoded protein is MRLHHITHDWHLLSAAGRVLVFNSFSFNLGFYMLLPYLAEHLQNLGFDGWYIGLIIGLRVLSQQGLFLVGGTLGDRFGYKRMILWGCAVRIVGFFLLGVSDSFSVILLGAFCTGFAGALFTPSSQAYLSSEYPEPSERQRVFALQNLAKEAGMLIGPLIGLTLFNVSFSWVGLSAACVFCLLFVLQWHYLPKDSHPPSSTAQQGFLHDWWLMLKHKAFMNFVLAASVYQILFHQLYLAIPHQAKVQTGTPSVITWVFMVSSFMGVLLQLPVSRWVDETLGVAKGMGIGMALMGSAFLFLNLHFEPWLPLPFVLCAMLLSAGSMMVYPLIGAYVPRFAEPAKLASYYGLHACIGGFFAFAGNWGAGWLLDLPDFHSGWLWLTFAVLGSLSGIGLFVQVSQQERSEQQPLGVSNDSIAD